A window of the Bradyrhizobium diazoefficiens genome harbors these coding sequences:
- a CDS encoding Spy/CpxP family protein refolding chaperone yields MPHIAAPSHPSAPPAAREQLSRRDQIEQRAQQRQQQVQQRQQMVQQRQREMLSRQTTERQTRIDRLQQRVQQLQSQKPEGARALRQQQRTLQTQNRLLQREQRAQQSDLTRQQRLGLQAPAGRTPATAAAAQAAERGRFAERFRGQAAAQAQAALTTRQSGWAPRQAWRHRHPAVFVAWLGPVFWPYAYSDIFNYTFWSYAYEPGYWAYAYDDFVDTVFWGSDSPYSAYASINPYDYPQAGGGSRVRQRASVSPQTLQQLCSTPDKGVTAWPLADITQAVRPTPEQRALLDELKTAAARAADMFKDSCAETYALTPPGRLRAMANRINATLEAVKIVRPALENFYNSLSDEQQARFNALGPNVGDRSQQQQAGAESCGDPKSGLTQLPIQRIEAVLHPAGKQKDALDRLSEATAKGVEGLQAACPNDIPLTPVGRLEAMQHRLEAMLTAAKLVEPALDEFYATLSSEQKARFNTLQQVAGP; encoded by the coding sequence ATGCCGCACATCGCCGCCCCCTCGCACCCCAGCGCACCGCCGGCTGCGCGCGAGCAGCTGTCGCGGCGGGATCAGATCGAACAGCGCGCGCAACAGCGCCAGCAGCAAGTCCAGCAGCGCCAGCAGATGGTGCAGCAGCGGCAGCGCGAGATGCTGTCGCGCCAGACGACGGAGCGCCAGACCCGCATCGATCGCTTGCAGCAGCGTGTGCAGCAACTCCAGTCGCAGAAACCGGAAGGCGCCCGGGCGTTGCGCCAGCAGCAACGGACGTTGCAGACGCAGAACCGCTTGCTTCAGCGTGAGCAGCGTGCGCAGCAAAGCGATCTGACGCGCCAGCAGCGGCTTGGACTACAGGCTCCGGCCGGGCGCACGCCAGCTACTGCGGCGGCTGCGCAGGCCGCCGAGCGCGGGCGATTTGCCGAGCGCTTCCGCGGGCAGGCCGCTGCGCAAGCCCAAGCGGCGCTCACCACCCGCCAGAGCGGCTGGGCGCCCCGGCAGGCCTGGCGACACCGCCATCCCGCGGTGTTCGTGGCGTGGCTTGGGCCCGTGTTCTGGCCCTACGCCTATTCCGACATTTTCAACTACACGTTCTGGTCCTATGCTTACGAGCCCGGCTATTGGGCGTACGCGTATGACGACTTCGTCGACACCGTGTTCTGGGGGAGTGACAGCCCCTATTCGGCCTATGCCAGCATCAACCCGTATGACTATCCGCAAGCCGGCGGCGGCTCCCGCGTGCGCCAGCGCGCCAGCGTGAGCCCGCAAACGCTACAGCAATTGTGCAGCACACCGGACAAGGGCGTCACCGCCTGGCCGCTTGCCGATATCACGCAAGCGGTGCGGCCGACGCCGGAGCAACGTGCGCTGCTCGACGAGTTGAAGACAGCGGCAGCCAGGGCTGCCGATATGTTCAAGGACTCCTGCGCGGAGACCTACGCACTCACCCCGCCTGGCCGCTTGCGGGCAATGGCGAACCGCATCAACGCGACGCTGGAAGCGGTCAAGATCGTGCGACCGGCACTGGAGAATTTCTACAACTCGCTGAGTGACGAGCAGCAGGCCCGCTTCAACGCGCTCGGCCCCAATGTCGGCGACCGCTCGCAGCAGCAGCAAGCGGGCGCCGAGAGCTGCGGCGATCCGAAATCCGGCCTGACCCAGTTGCCGATCCAAAGGATCGAGGCCGTGCTCCACCCCGCCGGCAAGCAGAAGGATGCGCTCGACCGCCTCAGTGAAGCAACAGCCAAGGGCGTTGAAGGCCTCCAGGCGGCTTGCCCGAACGATATACCGCTGACGCCGGTCGGGCGGCTGGAAGCGATGCAGCACCGGCTCGAGGCCATGTTGACGGCCGCCAAGCTGGTCGAGCCCGCGCTGGACGAGTTCTATGCCACGCTAAGCAGCGAGCAGAAGGCACGGTTCAACACGCTGCAACAGGTCGCAGGCCCGTAG
- a CDS encoding OpgC domain-containing protein — translation MHDRTATPKPLVSALPELKGSGRDLRIDACRGIALWCIFLDHVPNNIGSWLTLRNYGFSDAAEVFMFVSGVTCALAYGKVWRCEGWTGLIRRTLRRSWDIYAAFLLLTLSCAILVYLAGGDRLADESNTRILLNQPGATLMHAAILQYCPVNTDVLPIFVLLHLLFAPLLWLLLRVPNVMLGASLALYTLVHVFGWVIPAWPSGHWAFNPIAWQLLVVLGAWSTIEGERARPWVTSRTALVPAALYLVFSLIIALSWRTKLLDGIIPQALLKLFYPMDKSNLDPFRLLHFLALAVLAVWLVPPNQRGLTATVMRGAILCGKNSLPIYCLGVLLTLASVLALLDVSEGLAMQIALSVAGVLMMIVAATLLNLIKSKPSQQLTVAASMSARAEQEGWGAVGWRAWSRFAGGHANSDGPAARTLPKADVQTWMRIVSLRDGFAVPPTGRLQQHEQMEAARRSRILGSSGRS, via the coding sequence ATGCATGATCGAACTGCCACCCCGAAGCCATTGGTAAGCGCGCTGCCGGAGCTAAAAGGTTCCGGCCGCGATCTGCGAATTGACGCCTGCCGCGGCATCGCGCTCTGGTGCATCTTTCTCGACCATGTTCCCAACAACATCGGAAGTTGGCTGACGCTGCGGAACTACGGCTTCAGCGATGCCGCGGAAGTGTTCATGTTCGTCTCGGGTGTGACCTGCGCACTGGCCTACGGCAAGGTATGGCGCTGCGAGGGCTGGACCGGCCTGATCAGGCGGACGCTGCGGCGAAGCTGGGATATTTATGCCGCATTTCTGCTGCTCACGCTCTCCTGTGCGATCCTGGTTTACCTCGCAGGCGGGGACCGTCTTGCTGACGAGAGCAATACGCGCATTCTATTGAACCAGCCAGGCGCGACGCTCATGCACGCGGCAATCCTGCAATACTGTCCGGTAAACACCGACGTGTTGCCGATCTTCGTGCTTCTTCATCTCTTATTCGCGCCGCTGCTGTGGCTGCTGCTGCGAGTGCCGAACGTGATGCTCGGCGCCTCGCTGGCGCTTTATACCCTGGTGCATGTATTCGGCTGGGTGATACCCGCGTGGCCGAGCGGCCACTGGGCCTTCAATCCCATAGCCTGGCAGTTGCTTGTTGTACTTGGCGCGTGGTCGACGATCGAAGGCGAGAGAGCGCGGCCATGGGTGACGTCACGCACGGCGCTTGTGCCCGCCGCTCTCTATCTGGTGTTCAGCCTAATCATCGCATTGAGCTGGAGGACCAAACTATTGGACGGAATAATCCCACAGGCGCTGCTGAAACTGTTTTATCCCATGGATAAATCAAATCTCGACCCATTCAGGCTGCTGCATTTTTTGGCCCTTGCGGTTTTGGCGGTATGGCTCGTGCCTCCCAATCAGCGAGGGCTGACGGCGACAGTGATGCGCGGTGCGATTCTCTGTGGCAAGAACTCGTTGCCGATCTACTGCCTCGGCGTTCTGCTTACGCTCGCCAGCGTCCTGGCGCTGCTCGATGTTTCGGAAGGGCTGGCGATGCAGATCGCGCTCAGCGTTGCTGGCGTCCTGATGATGATCGTGGCGGCGACGCTGCTGAACTTGATCAAGAGCAAACCGAGTCAGCAGCTGACCGTCGCAGCGTCTATGAGTGCGCGCGCCGAGCAGGAAGGCTGGGGCGCCGTCGGCTGGCGCGCCTGGAGTCGTTTCGCCGGGGGCCACGCGAATTCGGATGGACCGGCGGCCAGAACCTTGCCCAAAGCCGATGTCCAGACTTGGATGAGGATTGTCAGCTTGCGAGATGGGTTCGCTGTGCCGCCAACAGGCCGCCTACAACAGCATGAACAAATGGAAGCTGCTCGCAGAAGCAGAATACTGGGATCATCTGGCCGATCTTGA
- the rocD gene encoding ornithine--oxo-acid transaminase, translating to MGSSVIDFLATERRLGTHNYEPIGVVLSRGEGVWVWDTEGNRYLDCLSAYSAVSQGHCHPKILAAMVEQAHRLTLTSRAFHNDQLAPFYEEIAALTGSHKVLPMNSGAEAVESAIKSVRKWGYEVKGVPDGQAEIIVCADNFHGRTLGVVGFSTDPETRKHFGPFAAGFKIIPFGDAAALEAAITPNTVAFLVEPIQGEAGVIIPPAGYFTKVRELCTANNVMLVLDEIQTGLGRTGKLLAEHHEGVEADVTLLGKALSGGFYPVSAVLSNNEVLGTLKPGQHGSTFGGNPLACAVARAAMRVLVEEGMIENAARQGARFLEGLKDIRANTIRDVRGRGLMLAVELHPEAGRARRYCEALQAKGILAKDTHEHTIRIAPPLVITSDQVDWALERFATTLTQDFS from the coding sequence ATGGGCTCGTCGGTCATTGATTTCCTCGCAACGGAAAGGCGCCTTGGCACCCACAATTACGAGCCGATCGGGGTCGTCCTGTCGCGCGGCGAAGGTGTCTGGGTCTGGGATACCGAAGGCAACCGTTATCTCGATTGCCTCTCCGCCTATTCCGCGGTCAGCCAGGGCCACTGCCACCCCAAGATCCTGGCGGCGATGGTGGAGCAGGCCCACCGGCTGACGCTGACTTCGCGCGCCTTCCACAACGACCAGCTCGCCCCCTTCTACGAAGAGATCGCGGCGCTGACCGGCTCCCACAAGGTGCTGCCGATGAACAGCGGCGCCGAGGCGGTCGAAAGCGCGATCAAGTCGGTGCGCAAATGGGGCTATGAGGTGAAAGGCGTGCCGGACGGCCAGGCCGAGATCATCGTCTGCGCCGATAATTTCCACGGACGCACGCTGGGCGTCGTCGGCTTTTCTACCGACCCTGAGACCCGCAAGCACTTTGGGCCGTTCGCGGCGGGCTTCAAGATCATCCCGTTCGGCGATGCCGCTGCCCTGGAGGCGGCGATCACGCCAAACACCGTCGCCTTTCTGGTCGAGCCGATCCAGGGCGAGGCCGGTGTCATCATTCCCCCGGCCGGCTATTTCACCAAAGTGCGGGAGCTCTGCACGGCCAACAACGTGATGCTGGTGCTCGACGAGATCCAGACCGGGCTCGGCCGCACCGGCAAGCTGCTGGCCGAGCACCATGAGGGAGTCGAGGCGGACGTGACGCTGCTCGGCAAGGCCTTGTCCGGCGGCTTCTATCCGGTGTCGGCCGTGCTCTCGAACAACGAAGTGCTCGGCACACTGAAGCCCGGGCAGCATGGCTCAACCTTCGGCGGCAATCCGCTTGCCTGCGCGGTAGCGCGCGCCGCCATGCGCGTGCTGGTCGAGGAAGGCATGATCGAAAACGCGGCCAGGCAGGGCGCGCGCTTTCTGGAAGGCCTGAAAGACATCCGCGCCAACACGATCCGCGACGTGCGTGGGCGCGGCTTGATGCTGGCGGTCGAGCTGCATCCTGAAGCCGGCCGCGCACGGCGCTACTGCGAGGCGCTCCAGGCCAAGGGCATCCTGGCCAAGGATACCCATGAGCACACGATCCGCATCGCCCCGCCGCTGGTGATCACCAGCGACCAGGTCGACTGGGCGCTCGAGCGGTTCGCCACGACCCTGACGCAGGATTTCTCGTGA
- a CDS encoding cytochrome P450 has product MNADAKELAANFDLAKLTSEFYGDPYPTYRALRENEPVKRLPSGTVFLTRYDDLVTTYKNTKSFSSDKKREFAPKYGDTPLYEHHTTSLVFNDPPAHTRVRRLIMGALSPRAIAGMEPDIAKLVDGLLDAIAAKGDCELIEDFAASIPIEVIGNLLDVPHEERAPLRDWSLAILGALEPVVSSEVAARGNKAVTDFLAYLETLVARRRRKPGNPERDVLTRLIQGEDNGERLTEKELLHNCIFLLNAGHETTTNLIGNGLVALHRNPDQKQRLIDNPDLIRTAVEEILRYESSNQLGNRMTTEPVELGGVMLEAGTSVTLCIGAANRDPAQFPDPERFDVARTPNRHLAFATGAHQCAGMALARLEGAIAISRFLARFPNYAVSGQPVRGGRVRFRGFLSVPCAIG; this is encoded by the coding sequence ATGAACGCAGATGCGAAAGAATTGGCGGCCAATTTCGATCTGGCGAAGCTGACGAGCGAATTCTACGGCGATCCCTACCCGACTTACCGTGCACTGCGGGAGAACGAGCCGGTCAAGCGCCTGCCCAGCGGCACCGTGTTTCTGACCCGCTACGACGACCTCGTCACCACCTACAAAAACACGAAGTCGTTCAGCTCGGACAAGAAGCGCGAGTTCGCCCCGAAATATGGCGACACCCCGCTCTACGAGCACCACACCACCAGCCTCGTCTTCAACGATCCGCCCGCCCACACCCGCGTGCGGCGCCTGATCATGGGCGCGCTGTCGCCGCGCGCGATCGCAGGCATGGAGCCTGACATCGCCAAGCTGGTCGACGGCCTGCTCGACGCCATCGCCGCCAAGGGCGATTGCGAGCTGATCGAGGATTTTGCAGCTTCGATTCCGATCGAGGTGATCGGCAATCTGCTCGACGTTCCCCACGAGGAGCGCGCGCCGTTGCGCGACTGGTCTCTGGCGATCCTTGGCGCGCTCGAGCCCGTGGTATCGTCTGAGGTCGCCGCGCGCGGCAACAAGGCGGTGACGGATTTCCTGGCCTATCTCGAGACGCTGGTCGCGCGCCGGCGTCGAAAGCCGGGCAATCCCGAGCGCGACGTGCTGACGCGCCTGATCCAGGGTGAAGACAACGGTGAGCGGCTGACCGAGAAGGAGCTGCTGCACAATTGCATCTTCCTGCTCAATGCCGGCCACGAAACCACGACCAATCTGATCGGCAACGGCCTCGTCGCGCTGCATCGGAATCCGGACCAGAAGCAGCGGCTGATCGACAATCCGGACCTGATCAGGACGGCCGTCGAGGAGATCCTGCGCTACGAGAGCTCGAACCAGCTCGGCAACCGCATGACGACCGAACCGGTCGAACTTGGCGGCGTCATGCTCGAGGCCGGCACGTCGGTGACGCTGTGCATCGGTGCGGCCAACCGCGACCCTGCGCAGTTCCCCGACCCTGAACGCTTCGACGTCGCGCGCACGCCGAACCGGCATCTGGCTTTCGCCACCGGCGCGCATCAATGCGCAGGCATGGCGCTGGCGCGGCTCGAAGGCGCAATTGCGATCTCGCGTTTCCTGGCGCGCTTCCCGAACTATGCCGTGAGCGGCCAGCCCGTGCGCGGCGGCCGCGTGCGGTTTCGCGGCTTTTTGAGCGTGCCCTGCGCGATCGGGTGA
- a CDS encoding TetR/AcrR family transcriptional regulator — translation MSSLRMTSDLRRQLILGAAKRCFARHGYTGTTTKSVAAAAAISEALLFKHFPSKAALYAEILSDECEADPAFMELLEREPSTATLVELIRGMVQHFLEIADGPDQEEAQRVRLMATSHLDDGEFARLLYAKIETLIGAIFVGSLERAVAAGDARPCGIEPLNLFWFAHHTMMTAALTRLPSVPCLAYGRANDLERQLCEFLLRGIGLNDAAIASHLGRDQAVGAGKTAIAESA, via the coding sequence ATGAGCTCATTGCGTATGACGAGCGACCTGAGGCGTCAATTGATCCTCGGAGCCGCGAAACGCTGCTTCGCCCGGCACGGCTATACCGGCACCACGACCAAGAGCGTGGCGGCCGCTGCTGCCATTTCCGAGGCACTGCTGTTCAAGCATTTCCCGTCCAAGGCGGCGCTCTACGCCGAGATCCTCAGCGACGAGTGCGAGGCGGACCCGGCCTTTATGGAGCTGCTCGAGCGGGAGCCGTCCACGGCCACCCTGGTCGAACTGATCCGCGGCATGGTCCAGCATTTCCTCGAGATCGCCGATGGCCCCGACCAGGAGGAGGCCCAGCGCGTGCGACTGATGGCCACCAGTCATCTGGATGACGGCGAGTTCGCTCGTTTGCTATATGCCAAGATCGAGACACTGATCGGAGCGATCTTCGTCGGCTCGCTGGAACGCGCGGTCGCCGCCGGCGATGCGCGGCCGTGCGGCATCGAACCGCTCAACCTGTTCTGGTTTGCGCATCACACGATGATGACCGCTGCGCTGACCAGGCTGCCCTCCGTGCCCTGTCTCGCTTATGGCAGGGCGAACGATCTGGAGCGGCAGCTCTGTGAGTTTCTCCTGAGAGGCATCGGACTTAACGACGCCGCAATTGCTTCGCATCTGGGCCGCGATCAGGCCGTGGGTGCCGGCAAGACGGCGATTGCAGAAAGTGCATGA
- a CDS encoding thiamine pyrophosphate-dependent enzyme encodes MSKANLLDRRQVVSALLADRKDVVAIGGLGASTNDITAAGDHARNFYLWGGMGGAAMIGLGLALAQPKLPVLVITGDGEMLMGIGSLATIGLQKPSNLSIAVLDNEAYGETGGQISHTSAAADLVGIARACGIADSRAISTMADVEAFAKAVHDLSAGPRFANVKIDSASVERILPSRDGTYIVNRIRGDLGFQPI; translated from the coding sequence ATGAGCAAGGCCAATCTCCTCGACCGCCGCCAGGTGGTTTCCGCGCTCCTTGCGGACCGCAAGGACGTGGTTGCGATCGGCGGCCTCGGTGCCTCCACCAACGACATCACCGCTGCCGGCGACCACGCCCGCAACTTTTATCTCTGGGGCGGCATGGGCGGCGCTGCGATGATCGGATTGGGCTTGGCGCTGGCGCAGCCAAAACTGCCCGTGCTGGTGATCACCGGGGACGGCGAGATGCTGATGGGCATAGGCAGCCTCGCCACCATCGGCCTGCAGAAGCCGTCCAACCTCTCGATCGCGGTGCTCGACAACGAGGCCTATGGCGAGACCGGCGGTCAGATCAGCCACACCTCGGCCGCGGCCGATCTCGTCGGCATCGCCAGGGCCTGTGGCATCGCCGACAGCCGCGCGATCTCGACCATGGCCGACGTGGAAGCCTTCGCCAAAGCCGTCCACGACCTCTCGGCCGGGCCGCGCTTTGCCAATGTGAAGATCGACAGCGCCAGCGTCGAGCGGATCTTGCCGAGCCGGGATGGGACCTACATCGTCAACCGGATCCGCGGCGACCTCGGCTTCCAGCCGATCTGA
- a CDS encoding phosphonopyruvate decarboxylase, which translates to MHARADASDTAPNWPDDIFATLQRFDVRQVPYVPDAGHSKLIQRVLASSTMRGIPLTTEEEGVGLLAGAWTGGQRGVLLMQSSGVGNCVNMLSLIPILRFPFLTLVTMRGEWGEFNPWQVPMGSTTQGVFELSGIKVLRASNATEVPAVLEAAAAQAYNALTPTAVLLSQRLIGAKVFTK; encoded by the coding sequence ATGCACGCCCGCGCTGACGCTTCCGACACGGCCCCGAACTGGCCGGACGATATTTTCGCGACCTTGCAGCGCTTCGACGTCAGGCAGGTGCCTTACGTGCCCGATGCCGGCCATTCGAAGCTGATCCAGCGCGTGCTGGCTTCATCGACGATGCGCGGCATTCCGCTGACGACGGAGGAGGAGGGCGTGGGGCTGCTCGCCGGCGCCTGGACCGGCGGCCAGCGCGGCGTGCTGCTGATGCAGTCGAGCGGCGTCGGCAATTGCGTCAACATGCTGTCGCTGATCCCGATCCTGCGCTTTCCGTTCCTCACGCTCGTGACCATGCGCGGCGAGTGGGGCGAGTTCAATCCGTGGCAGGTGCCGATGGGCTCGACCACGCAGGGCGTGTTCGAACTGTCCGGCATCAAGGTGCTGCGCGCCTCGAACGCAACCGAGGTGCCGGCGGTGTTGGAGGCGGCCGCGGCGCAAGCCTACAACGCGCTGACGCCCACCGCCGTCCTGTTGTCGCAGCGCCTGATCGGCGCCAAGGTTTTCACCAAATGA
- a CDS encoding efflux RND transporter periplasmic adaptor subunit encodes MNIVAEHKISGEPIDSKAPKRPVRPVLWFIIVGVLLGALAGGLVWFNYFRGQMIKQFFANNKPPPTLVSAAEAKSEVVPNLLTAVGSLVAVHQVDVSADVNGRVTEIKFEPGAHVEAGMPLVQLFDMPEQGDLANYKAQATVAQLSLDRAKQLASRQFGPQATVDSAQAAYDQAMAGIAKTEALISQKLVRAPFSGDLGVRKVEVGQYLTAGTAIVSLTDLSELWANFTVTEKDSGNLKVGQPVRLKVDAYPGRTFDAKITTIEPQIATDTRNIRVQATVANPEKILKPGMFVTTTVVLPDKPAVVTVPETAVDYTLYGDSVFVITEKKGEDGKTSLSAVRTFVQTGNRVEGRAEIVKGLKPGDKVVAVGQLKLQSGSAVSISTDAAPAIPAQPPRY; translated from the coding sequence ATGAACATCGTAGCCGAACACAAGATTTCGGGCGAACCGATCGACAGCAAGGCTCCCAAGCGTCCGGTCCGGCCGGTGCTCTGGTTCATCATCGTCGGCGTGCTGCTAGGCGCGCTCGCCGGGGGCCTCGTCTGGTTCAATTATTTCCGTGGCCAGATGATCAAGCAGTTCTTCGCCAACAACAAGCCGCCGCCGACCTTGGTCAGCGCAGCCGAGGCGAAGTCCGAGGTGGTGCCGAACCTGCTGACCGCGGTCGGCAGCCTTGTTGCCGTACACCAGGTTGACGTCAGCGCCGACGTCAACGGCCGCGTCACCGAGATCAAGTTCGAGCCGGGCGCGCATGTCGAGGCCGGCATGCCGCTGGTGCAACTGTTCGACATGCCGGAGCAGGGCGACCTCGCCAACTACAAGGCGCAGGCGACCGTCGCGCAGCTGTCGCTCGACCGTGCCAAGCAGCTGGCTTCGCGCCAGTTCGGTCCGCAAGCGACCGTCGATTCCGCGCAGGCCGCTTACGACCAGGCGATGGCCGGCATCGCCAAGACCGAAGCGCTGATCTCGCAGAAGCTGGTGCGTGCTCCGTTCTCGGGCGATCTCGGCGTCCGTAAGGTTGAAGTCGGACAGTATCTCACGGCAGGCACCGCGATCGTTTCGCTGACCGATCTGTCGGAACTGTGGGCGAACTTCACGGTGACCGAAAAGGACTCGGGCAATCTCAAGGTCGGCCAGCCGGTCCGGCTGAAGGTCGATGCCTATCCGGGCCGGACCTTCGACGCAAAGATCACCACGATCGAGCCGCAGATCGCCACCGACACCCGCAACATCCGGGTGCAGGCGACGGTGGCCAATCCGGAGAAGATCCTGAAGCCAGGCATGTTCGTGACCACCACTGTGGTGCTGCCGGACAAGCCGGCGGTGGTCACCGTGCCCGAGACCGCCGTCGACTACACGCTGTACGGCGACTCCGTGTTTGTGATCACCGAGAAAAAGGGAGAGGACGGCAAGACCAGCCTGAGCGCGGTGCGCACGTTCGTGCAGACCGGCAACCGGGTCGAGGGTCGTGCTGAAATCGTCAAAGGCTTGAAGCCGGGCGACAAGGTTGTCGCCGTCGGTCAGCTCAAGCTGCAATCGGGCTCGGCGGTGTCGATTTCAACGGATGCGGCTCCGGCTATCCCGGCGCAACCGCCACGCTACTGA
- a CDS encoding response regulator: MKVLIVDDHALIREALHSVLKQLNREAVVLDASNSHQAMCIVEEHPDISLILLDINLPDRDGFSVLRELRERYATIAIVILSSSDDQDTVKRAFKLGALGFIPKTTEREVILSAIKLVFSGGVYIPSQMLEETGSPRLTDKPAARDSLKGIGLTDRQIEVLALLMKGRSNKVIAKTLNMAVPTVKNHITVVLKALGVASRTEAIIKVGKMGWELPPKSEP; encoded by the coding sequence ATGAAGGTCCTGATTGTCGACGATCACGCATTGATTCGCGAGGCCCTGCACTCTGTTCTGAAGCAACTGAACCGAGAAGCGGTCGTTCTTGACGCTTCGAACAGCCATCAGGCAATGTGCATCGTCGAGGAACATCCGGACATCAGCCTCATTCTGCTTGATATCAATTTGCCCGATCGAGATGGTTTTTCTGTTCTTCGCGAACTGCGTGAGCGCTATGCGACCATTGCTATCGTCATCCTCTCGTCGTCGGATGATCAAGACACAGTCAAGCGCGCTTTCAAACTTGGCGCTTTGGGTTTCATCCCGAAAACTACCGAACGTGAGGTTATACTCAGCGCTATCAAGTTGGTGTTCTCTGGCGGCGTTTACATTCCCTCACAAATGTTGGAGGAAACGGGGAGTCCTCGGCTTACAGATAAGCCAGCGGCACGCGACTCGCTCAAGGGTATCGGGTTGACCGATCGGCAGATTGAGGTACTTGCGCTCCTGATGAAGGGAAGAAGCAACAAGGTCATTGCCAAGACACTCAATATGGCAGTACCGACAGTGAAGAACCACATCACGGTCGTTCTCAAGGCGCTCGGTGTAGCCAGTCGCACCGAGGCGATAATAAAGGTAGGAAAAATGGGCTGGGAGTTGCCGCCAAAATCTGAACCATAA